The genomic segment ACTATTTTCTGACTGCTTATGAAACATGCATTGATAAGTTATCAATATATCTCATTCTTTTTGCTATTCCTCTATTGTAAAAAAGCTTATAGAAAAACCCAATCAACATAAAACCATATTGATTCCTTGTTTCCGAAAACGTATTTTTTTCTGAATAAATCAGAATATCTTTGCCTTTTTTATCTTTTTTAAATTCGTACATTTGTAAAATCATACCCGATGAATAGCTAGTTTTCGTTTGAAGTGTTTCTTCAGCCTTTAGTTTTGTAATTTCCATCACACTGGAAACCGGAAGGCTTTGGAGTTTTGTCGTTAAGTTGCATTGAACAGATGTCCCCTCCTCTAAAGAGATAATTTTGGGATCGTTCTTTTGAAAATACTGCAATTGCTCATCAACTAACACCTTAAAGACAGAAGATTTATCAGATTTCAATACATACTTATAACTCAATGTGTCAAGACTTATCATAAGTTATCCTCGACAGGATACTCAGTTTTTACTTTTTCTTTGTATACTGGTTTTTCATGATCATCATTTTGTTCTTCTTTCAAATATTCTTTATCCATAGCCATTAAAAATGGAATCCAAATTGCTGTCATAACAACTACTGTAACGATTTGAAGGATTGCACCCGAAATTGATCCTGTTCCAACCCAACCAGAAAATAATATAGGGGTCGTCCATACGACAGTTGCTCCTATCGGTCTTGGAACTAATCCTACTGAGATTGCGAAATAAGAAATGGTTGTTGAGGCTAAAGGTGCTAATATCCATGGAATAAAGGCTATCGGATTTAAAACAACTGGTAACCCAAAAGTCATGGGTTCCGATACATTGAAAATAGCTGGTGCCATGATCGTTTTCATGGTCGTTTTCATTCGAATGGATTTTGCAATAAAGAAAGCCATTGCTATTGAAATCCCTAATTGCATTCCTTGGTTTACGAAAACTCCCATAAAAGTAGTGTTAATAATATGAGGCAATTCTGCCCCTACTTTATATGCTTCATAGTTTTCAAGTGCAAGTGCACTCATGATAGGATCTATGATTGCATTGATCACCAAAGTTCCATGAATACCAAACCACCAGAAAAGTTGTGTAAAGAACACTGCTATCAATACAGCAGGTAAAGTACCACCTAATCCCATCAAAGGTTTTTGCAACAATTCATATACAAAATCGACTGCATTGCCCCAAGACGTAAAAGTAAATGTATATCTAATAACATTAAAAACAAATAATGGAACAGCTCCTGGAATAATCGCAACAAATGATTGTGCAATCATAGGGGGGACTGAGTCCGGCATTTTAATAGTAAAACCTTTTCTTCCAATTCGACAATAAATTTCTGTAGCGATAAGGGCTGTAAGAATCCCAACAAACATACCTTCTGCACCTAGTTTTGAGATGGGTATAAATGTGCCCATTGACTCATCTTGTCCAAATGGCAAAAGCATAATAAAAGAAGATAATGATATAGCTCCTGCAAATACTTGTGGCTGATCATAATGTCCAGCAAGATGATACCCTATACCATAAACAATAAAGACAGCGGATATGCTCATTGTAGCGTTTCCAACTGGACCAAAAAAATCATTAAAAAAAGTATTAACAACTTCAGGCAAATATTGACTAAATCCAAATGTAGTAGGTAAGTTTTGGATAATAATCATAATCGATGCAAACATTGTTGCAGGGAAAGCCATCATAAAACCATCACGCAAACTCAATAAATACTTGTTATCGCCTATTAATGTGGCAATAGGGCCCATTTTTTCAGCAAATTTTTCACCGAATTTCATTTTGATATGCTCCTTTTTCGCTTTATTTATTTTTGGTAAACGTTTACTTTTTTAAGTATAAATGTTTAGTTAATGTTTACACAAGTCTTTTCTATAAAAAAAACCAATTAACACCCAAAAGTTGCTTAAATGGGTATTAATTGGTTCATTATTAACTTTTTATTTTTCCTATCGATTCTCTAATTTTAAGTTCGCTAGAACAAATCGTCCTAATGGGCATAGTTCGATCTCCCAACATTCGTTCCTTTGCCATTCTAACAGCTAGGTGTCCCATTTCTTTTGCGTTCATTTGAATACTGGATAAAGCTGGGGTCATAAATTTGGCCATTTCTATATCATCAAAGCTAACTACGGAAATATCTTCAGGTATTCTCAAATGAGCCTCATTGATAGCTTTGTACACCCCTACTGCCATAGGATCACTTGCAACTAAAACTGCTGTTGGACGAGGCTCTGCTTCTAACATCTCTCTGCCTAGATTCAAACCTGACTCAGCCCGCCAAGTTCCTTGATATATTTTTGAAAAATGATCAAGATTATTCAACTTCATCCATTCCATGTAGTTTACAGCCCGAACTTCTTCTTTATATTGGGTTGATAGGCCTTCAATCGTTACTTTACTTCCTAATCCCCCAATGAATGCAATGTTCCTATGCCCATTTTGATAAAGGCGATCCAAAACTTCATGAGTTTTCGAAGCAAAATCAGTCTGGATGCAATCGTAATTAGGATATTTTGAGTAACTGTCGACTAAAATTAATTTATGATTGAAATCATAAGCCTTTTTTGTAGCCTCCTCTGTCATCTCTCCAATCATAATCACAGCCCCATACTTAGATAATTGTTCCCAGTCTTTTTCTGTGTCTCGCATTCGAAAAGCCTGAACTACTCGCATTCGCCACTTAGAAGCTTCACTTTCTATTCCTCTGCGAATATCCAGAAAATAAGGATCCTCTCTTTCAGAACCTTCTTCATGCCTCACAATTAAAGCAATCGTTAAATTATCACTGTTGCTTTTTACGCCTCTTTTGTTCTTATCTTTGGAATAATTCAACTTATTCGCTATTTCAATGACTCTTCGACGAGTGTTCTCATTAATACTGAAAGAATCATCATTATTTAAAATACGTGACACACTTGCTGCGGATACTCCTGCCATTTTTGCTATGTCTCTTATACTTGTCATATTTTCTCTCCAACTTGTTTAGTGTTTACTAACATATATTAACAAACAATTGAAGGTGTTGTCTACAGAAATAATTTATTGTTTGAAAGATTGTTTAATCTATTTTTTAAACACGTTTTTATTATTCTTATATCAAAAAAAGCCTCTCAACTTTTGTTAGAGACCTTTTTGATAAATAATTTATTTTTATTCTTTAACAATTCCAAATTCGTGTACTTTTTCAACTGCGCGTTCTTCTCCTTCTACCAATTCCCCAAAAATTTGATAAATTTCTACGATAAGTTCATTTCCATTCACATTGTATACGGCAAAGTTTTGTACAGTGGAATCACGATTGTTGGAATGTGAATTTGCAAATACACCATCTTTTTGTGGCTGCCCTCCGAAAGCAAAAAGATTGTTGTAGTAATCTAAATCCTCTTGCGTCATCCAGCTCAGATCAGGTCTTACTTCATGTACATGTTCCAATGACTTGCCATAAAGATCATCATAGGCTTTTGTCCCACCTGTATTCGGCAACACGAACACTGTTCCTGAAGGGTTTTTATAATATTCGACATTGTCTTCGCCAAGAACTACTTCCGCTTGGTCAATAGTTGCATTGGAGAAGTTTTCTTCCGTTGGCGTAAAGTTTAACGATTTTGTTCTAGAGATAACATGGTCATGACCTTGCAAAGCAAGATCTACATCCAGCTCGTCAATCATCTGCATAAATTCTTCTCTCACTTTTTGAACATCTTCATCTTGAAGAGAGTGATAAGATTTCGAATACAAAGGTTTATGATAGGTTAAAACGACCCATTGAGCGCCATTTTCACGAGCTTGTTTGATATCCTCTTCAATCCAAGCTAATTGTTCTGTCCCAATTGCTTTTCCTTCAGGATTGTCTTCAGATTCTTTATTATCATTTGTGTTCGCGACGACCACATGTACTCCGTTGTAATCAAGTGAGTAGTACGATCCACCATCGACTTTCTCATCCGTCACTGGAACATTGATGTGTTCATTGAACTTCTCAGTTAATTGCGAATCACCATAATTCAAAGCATATTCATCGTGATTTCCAGGCGCGACCACTAAAGGTTGTTGCAGCCATGATTCTTCTGATTGAGAAAAGATATCGACCCATTCATCTTCCACTTCAGCTGTTTCAACTACGTCACCAGTGTGTAGCACGAAATCAGCATCTGCGACTTCCAAAGCTTGTTTGATTGTATCTGCACCATATGCTGCTTCATTGAATACATGTTCATTCCAATACGCATTTTGAGTATCCGTGTATTGGACGAACGTAAACTCATCTCCAACTTCACCCGATGTGTTGAAGGTTCCAATCTCACTCTTTTCACCAGAATCACTGCCCACTTGGTAGTAATATGTAGTGTTGGGTTCTAAATCGGTGGCTAATGCTTTGTAGGAATATTCTGTTACATCAACTAAATCCAATGATCCAACTGCATCTCCGCTGGTCCATTCTGGTCCACTGACGTTTTCGTCCGTGTAGTAACCATTGATAATCGGTTCGCCATCTTCCCCTTCCACTGGATCACCTTCATCATCTTTTTCTAAATCTGCATAGATGTAATATCCATCTTCTGTTCTTTCCGCATACTGATTCGTAACTTCAGCTACTTCAGGATCAAAGATTAATGGATCGCTTAAATCTTCTGAAATACTTACCCATACTTTTGCATCGTCAAACTTATCAGTCGTATACCAATTGAATCCCATTTGTGTTTGGGTATCCCCATTCAATGTGGTGATGATTCGATTAGGTGCATTATTTGCTTCAACTTCAGCTACCTCTGGCTTACTTTCGACTAACTCTACCTCGTTGCTTGAAGAACTAACCATTGAAGAAGAATCAATCGTACTGGATGCGGCATTGGATTGGCAACCAGCTAATACAAACGGTGCTAATAATGCTACAGCAGCAATACTTGGAACAGAAAACCTTTTCATCTTTCTTTTTAAATACAAATCTTTTCCTCCCAAATAAAATAGATTTATAGGCTTCCATCAGTTAAAACCTATACTCCTACTCTATAGGATGAATATTTATTGTTGGTCAATATTAAGTAAAATTCTAGTAAAAAAAGTAAATTAAGAGTCTTATTATTTCTTTAATTTTTACTTCCATTCCTTTTAATTGATCTTTTAATGTTTTACCTTGAGCTAACTTCTCATCATCTGTAGTTTTAGTGATTTCATCATTAATCTATAATCCTGAAAAATCATGATTGATGATCTCAAGTAATTTAAAAGCTTCGTCCTTAAACTCAAATTTTAGAATGCAACAATTTCCTAAACGATCTTTTTGGTCCACTTCACTAGTATGTGCCCAATACCTCATAAACTGTCTGCAAGCTGCCCCATGAGATACAACTAATACTGTTTGTTTTTCTTCTTCTTCTATTATTTTGTACAGCGTCTTAGCAACTCTTTCTCTAAATTGCAACTCTCCTTCTCCACCATAAGGTACAAAAAAATCTCCATAAGGCAAAGGCGGATTTAAGTATTCATGTTCTGCTTCAAACACTCCAAAATTCCATTCCTTTAGCCCCTTAATTCTTTTATAATCCTTATTCGTTACAAGCTCCAATGTGTCACAAGCACGTTCAGAAGTTGAGGAATAGGCACTTTCAATGCTTATATTATTTTCAGTGAAGTATTGGCCTGCTATGATGGCTTGATTTTTCCCCTTATCTGTCAGCGGTGAATCGCACCAGCCTTGTATTTTCTTTTGTTGATTAAAAAAAGTTTCGCCATGTCTCATTAAATACACTGTTTTTGTCATCCTATTCCCTCCATTTTTCATGATTTATTTCAACTGATTTTAGACTACCACATTCACTAGAAGTATTGATTGATCTCTTATAAAATATCAGTGTTATTGCCCTCTATTCTGGCAATAACACCGATATCAAAAATAATAGCTTTTATTTTTGTTGCCTATCCAATAAAAAAGGAATTGCTCTTATAAAGGGCAATCCTTTTTTAGTATTAGGTTATTTTCTTAAGCCTTTAGTGTTTAAAGGAACTAAATATTGCGCAACTTTTCCCATTTTACCTACTAGGACTAGATTCTGAATTGAACATCTTTCTTAGTTGGTAATTAGCAAAAAAATCACAATTGGCTAACGATTCAAAACCTTTTCAATTTCGGCTAATTCTGAAGGAGAAAAATCAAGGTTATCTAATGCTTTGACATTATCTTCGATTTGGCTTACCTTGCTGGCTCCAATCAATACACTTGTGACTTTTCCATCCCTTAAAATCCACGAAACAGCCATTTCAGCTAACGTTTGGCCTCGGCGTTTTGCGATTTCATTTAGTGCTCTTGATCGCTCTATGGTAGCATTTACTTTTTCTTCATTCAAGAATTGACTTGTTGTCCGACCAGCTCTCGAATCTTTTGGAATACCATTCAGGTAACGGTCTGTCAACATACCTTGCGCTAAGGGACTAAACGCAATAGTTCCTAATTGGTTTTCTTGTAAAACATCTTGTAGTCCATCTTCTATCCAACGGTTATACATACTGTAAGAAGGTTGATGAATAATGAAAGGCGTTTTTAATTCTTTAAATATTTTTGAAATTTCAGCTGTTTGTTCGGCAGAGTAATTAGAGATTCCAATATACAAAGCTTTACCTTGGCGAACCATTAAGTCCAATGCATGTGCTGTTTCTTCAAAAGGTGTATCCGGATCTGGACGATGAGAGTAAAAGATATCAACATAATCTAATCCAAGACGCTTCAAACTTTGGTCAATACTAGCAGTCAAATATTTTTTAGAACCAAATTCACCATATGGGCCTGGCCACATATCATATCCGGCCTTGCTTGAAATAATCAATTCATCACGGTAAGGAAGCAAATCTTTCTTTAAAATACGTCCAAAGTTTTCTTCGGCACTTCCCGCTGGAGGGCCGTAGTTATTGGCTAAGTCAAAATGGGTAATTCCTAAATCGAATGCACGATGAACCATTTTACGGCTGTTTTCAAATAGATCTACATCACCGAAATTATGCCACATTCCTAAAGACAATGCTGGCAATTTTAATCCACTGTTCCCCACACGATTGTAAATCATATTGTTGTAACGATCCTCTGCTGCTTGATACATTCAACCACTCCAGTTCTTTGGTATATTTCTTCCACTTCCCATTATAACGCTTTCAAACAAAGGAAACAATCTATTGTAAGAGTTTCCAATATAATTTGATTCAGGACCTTTATTTTTAAATTTCCACTTCTGTCAAGCTCTACATCGACATTAGATCAACTACAATATAGGAATCTACAAATCCTATCACTTTTTTTTAAGAGGGTGATAGGGTTTATCTTTTTTTCATAAAAAAACTTCCTTAATCACTACATATTGTGTTATCATATTTTCGTAAGCACAACATGTAGATTTCATGTATGTGAAATACAGAACAAAATTTAATAACCAGAAGGAGACTTTTAATGGCAAATAAAATAAACATTATTTACATCAGTTTAAACGGCAATACGAAATACTTTGTTGAGTGTTTAAGCGAATACATAGAAGCAACTAAGGACATAGTTGTAAAATCGCTGAATATTAAAGATCTAAAAGGAGAAACTTTTCCAGTGGATGAACCCTTTGTCAGTTTCTTGCCGACTTATTTAAATGGTGGAAATGG from the Carnobacterium inhibens subsp. inhibens DSM 13024 genome contains:
- the mgrA gene encoding L-glyceraldehyde 3-phosphate reductase, which encodes MYQAAEDRYNNMIYNRVGNSGLKLPALSLGMWHNFGDVDLFENSRKMVHRAFDLGITHFDLANNYGPPAGSAEENFGRILKKDLLPYRDELIISSKAGYDMWPGPYGEFGSKKYLTASIDQSLKRLGLDYVDIFYSHRPDPDTPFEETAHALDLMVRQGKALYIGISNYSAEQTAEISKIFKELKTPFIIHQPSYSMYNRWIEDGLQDVLQENQLGTIAFSPLAQGMLTDRYLNGIPKDSRAGRTTSQFLNEEKVNATIERSRALNEIAKRRGQTLAEMAVSWILRDGKVTSVLIGASKVSQIEDNVKALDNLDFSPSELAEIEKVLNR
- a CDS encoding DUF3284 domain-containing protein; protein product: MISLDTLSYKYVLKSDKSSVFKVLVDEQLQYFQKNDPKIISLEEGTSVQCNLTTKLQSLPVSSVMEITKLKAEETLQTKTSYSSGMILQMYEFKKDKKGKDILIYSEKNTFSETRNQYGFMLIGFFYKLFYNRGIAKRMRYIDNLSMHVS
- a CDS encoding LacI family DNA-binding transcriptional regulator yields the protein MTSIRDIAKMAGVSAASVSRILNNDDSFSINENTRRRVIEIANKLNYSKDKNKRGVKSNSDNLTIALIVRHEEGSEREDPYFLDIRRGIESEASKWRMRVVQAFRMRDTEKDWEQLSKYGAVIMIGEMTEEATKKAYDFNHKLILVDSYSKYPNYDCIQTDFASKTHEVLDRLYQNGHRNIAFIGGLGSKVTIEGLSTQYKEEVRAVNYMEWMKLNNLDHFSKIYQGTWRAESGLNLGREMLEAEPRPTAVLVASDPMAVGVYKAINEAHLRIPEDISVVSFDDIEMAKFMTPALSSIQMNAKEMGHLAVRMAKERMLGDRTMPIRTICSSELKIRESIGKIKS
- a CDS encoding purple acid phosphatase family protein, translated to MYLKRKMKRFSVPSIAAVALLAPFVLAGCQSNAASSTIDSSSMVSSSSNEVELVESKPEVAEVEANNAPNRIITTLNGDTQTQMGFNWYTTDKFDDAKVWVSISEDLSDPLIFDPEVAEVTNQYAERTEDGYYIYADLEKDDEGDPVEGEDGEPIINGYYTDENVSGPEWTSGDAVGSLDLVDVTEYSYKALATDLEPNTTYYYQVGSDSGEKSEIGTFNTSGEVGDEFTFVQYTDTQNAYWNEHVFNEAAYGADTIKQALEVADADFVLHTGDVVETAEVEDEWVDIFSQSEESWLQQPLVVAPGNHDEYALNYGDSQLTEKFNEHINVPVTDEKVDGGSYYSLDYNGVHVVVANTNDNKESEDNPEGKAIGTEQLAWIEEDIKQARENGAQWVVLTYHKPLYSKSYHSLQDEDVQKVREEFMQMIDELDVDLALQGHDHVISRTKSLNFTPTEENFSNATIDQAEVVLGEDNVEYYKNPSGTVFVLPNTGGTKAYDDLYGKSLEHVHEVRPDLSWMTQEDLDYYNNLFAFGGQPQKDGVFANSHSNNRDSTVQNFAVYNVNGNELIVEIYQIFGELVEGEERAVEKVHEFGIVKE
- a CDS encoding histidine phosphatase family protein, which produces MTKTVYLMRHGETFFNQQKKIQGWCDSPLTDKGKNQAIIAGQYFTENNISIESAYSSTSERACDTLELVTNKDYKRIKGLKEWNFGVFEAEHEYLNPPLPYGDFFVPYGGEGELQFRERVAKTLYKIIEEEEKQTVLVVSHGAACRQFMRYWAHTSEVDQKDRLGNCCILKFEFKDEAFKLLEIINHDFSGL
- a CDS encoding PTS sugar transporter subunit IIC — translated: MKFGEKFAEKMGPIATLIGDNKYLLSLRDGFMMAFPATMFASIMIIIQNLPTTFGFSQYLPEVVNTFFNDFFGPVGNATMSISAVFIVYGIGYHLAGHYDQPQVFAGAISLSSFIMLLPFGQDESMGTFIPISKLGAEGMFVGILTALIATEIYCRIGRKGFTIKMPDSVPPMIAQSFVAIIPGAVPLFVFNVIRYTFTFTSWGNAVDFVYELLQKPLMGLGGTLPAVLIAVFFTQLFWWFGIHGTLVINAIIDPIMSALALENYEAYKVGAELPHIINTTFMGVFVNQGMQLGISIAMAFFIAKSIRMKTTMKTIMAPAIFNVSEPMTFGLPVVLNPIAFIPWILAPLASTTISYFAISVGLVPRPIGATVVWTTPILFSGWVGTGSISGAILQIVTVVVMTAIWIPFLMAMDKEYLKEEQNDDHEKPVYKEKVKTEYPVEDNL